Part of the Mycobacteriales bacterium genome is shown below.
CGGACCCACGGCCCGAGGCCGCCGGGGCTCCGCCGGCGCTCCTGCGCCGCGTCGCCTTCGTCGCCGCACCGGGCCCGCTCCACGTCAGCATCTGGAAGGCAGGGACAGCATGAAGATCCTGGTCGTCGACGACAGCAAGGCGATGCGGATGCTCATCATCCGCTCGCTGGAACAGGCCGGCCTCGGCAGCCACACCTTCCTCGAGGCCGGTGACGGCTTCGAGGCCTTCACCCTCGTGACCACCGAGGCACCCGACCTAATCCTGTCCGACTGGACGATGTCCGGCGTCGGTGGGATGGACCTGCTGCGGGGCCTTCGCGGAGCCGGCAACACGGTGCCCTTCGGCTTCGTCACGGCACAGGCGAGCGAGCTGCGTCGCGAGGAGGCCCTCGCGGCAGGCGCCCAGTTCATTCTCGGCAAGCCCTTCCTCGCCGCATCCCTCGGCGACGTGGTGCGGGAGTACGTCGATGGCTGACGCCGGCGACCCTGTCCCGTCGCTGGGAGATGCCTCGGCCCTGCTGCTGAGGTCGGTGTCGGCCCAGCTCCGCCGGTTGCGGCCGCGGGTCCCGGCTCGGGCTCGGCTGACGCTCCGGCCCCCGGCTGCCCCCACCGTCGCTCGCGACGTCCGCGCCACGACCCCGCCGGTGCGCCGTAGGATCCTGTGGCGGCACCTGCTGACCTCTGCCGCCCTGCTCGTGGGCATCGCCGGGTCGACCGCCGGACTGACCTGGTGGAGCTGGCAGACGTTGCAGGACCGCCAGGTCCAGCTCGCGGGCGAGCAGTCGCTGAGCAAGAACAGCTCCGACCGCTCGCTTGTCGGCGACCTGGTGCGGCGCGAGGAGAAGCGCGAGGAGAAGGGGGTGCTGGCGCCCAGGGAGAAGACCGGCCCGGGAAGCAGGACCCTGGAGAGCTCCGGGGGCAACCGGTCGGCTTCCGCGCCGAGGAGCGTCAGTGTCGACGGGCGAATCGTCGCCTTCGGCATCATCGCGGCGGCACTGGCCGCCGCGGCCGGCGCGAGTCGGCTGGTCCTGCGGCGCTACCGGCTGCGTGCTGCGGCAGCGCCGCTGATCGTCGACCTGCGGCCCTCGCTCGAG
Proteins encoded:
- a CDS encoding response regulator, translating into MKILVVDDSKAMRMLIIRSLEQAGLGSHTFLEAGDGFEAFTLVTTEAPDLILSDWTMSGVGGMDLLRGLRGAGNTVPFGFVTAQASELRREEALAAGAQFILGKPFLAASLGDVVREYVDG